CGCCGGCGCAGCGATGGACACTGCCACGGCGACCAGCGCCGGGAAAAGTTTCTTGAACAGCGACATGTGCAAACCCTTGATAGGCGCGCCGAAGAGCCGGCCTTCCCTTCGGCGCCCAATCCTTATTGACCGACATTCAGCGAGACGAAGTAACCGCCCTTGTAGGGAAGCGGCAGGAAGCGCTCATGCAGTTCCTTGAAGGTCGCCTCGGGATCGAGATCCTTGAAGAGGTCCGGGTGCAGCCACTTGGCGATCTGCTGGACGGCGACGAACTGATAGGGGTTGTTGTAGAACTGGTGCCAGATGGCATGGACATTGCCGTCCTTGACGGCTTTCACGCCGGTAAAGGCCGGACGCTTGGTCAGGTTCTCGAGCTTGCGGCGTGCTTCCGTCTCGTCGGCACCGTAGCCGACGCCGACCCAGGCGCCGCCTGGCACGTAACCCTGCCAGTTGCCGCCGGTGATGATGATCTGATCCGGGTTCGCGGCGATGATCTGCTCCGGATTGACCGTGCCGAACGTCCCCGGAATGATGTCCTTCGCCATGTTCACGCCGCCGGCGAGTTCGACCATCTTGCCGAAATTCTCATTGCCGAAGGACATGCAGCAATCGTCGGAATAGCCGCCGGCGCGTTCGACGAAGACCAGCGGCTTTTTCGCCTCGGCCTTGGCGAGCACCTCGGTCACCCTGGCGATGCTGTCGGCGCGGAACTTGATGAACTCCTCGGCCTTTTGCTCCTTGCCGATGAGCTTGCCCATGATGCGCATGCTCGGCTCGGTGTTTTCCATCGGCTTCTCGCGGAAGTCGACGTAGACGAGCGGAATGCCGACCTTGCCGAGCTTTTCGATGTAGCCGGCCTCCTCCGTCGCCGTCTTGGCGTCGACATTCATGAGCACGACGTCCGGCTTAAGCGCCACGGCCTGTTCGATGTCGAACGTTCCTTCCTTCATGCCGCCAAAAGCCGGCAGCTTGGCGATATCCGGATATTTGGCGAGATAGGCGGCATAGCTTTCGGGATCGGCCTTTGACAGGTCGTCGCGCCAGCCGACGACGCGCTTGAAGGGCTCTTCCCGGTCGAGCGCGGCGAGGAAATAGATCTGGCGCCCTTCGCCGAGAATCACGTGCTCGACCGGTACCTCGACCTCGACGTCCCGGCCCGTGACGTCCCGGACCTTGACCATTTCAGCCAATGCCGGGGCCGAAAAAAGGACGCAAGAAACCATGGCGGCGGTGGCCACCCTGTTGAAAAGCCTCATTGTTCTTCGCTCCGCTGAAAAATCTGCGCGATCTAATATTTCATGACTTTATCAGTCAACATTTATCTTTTAGAACGCTTCCAAACCTGCGGTTTAGGGAATCGGAATGAGCGACGTGACAGAGCGCCGGAACTATAATCTTCGCGACGAAATCAAGGCCTATTGGTCGGAGCGCGCGGCAACCTTCGACCTTTCCCCCGGGCATGAGATTTTCTCCGAGGAAGAGCGTGCGGCGTGGCACCGGCTGATCCGGCGACATCTCGGCGACGGCGAAGGCCGCATGGCGCTGGACCTTGCAAGCGGCACCGGCGTCGTCTCGCACCTGCTTGACGATCTCGGCTTCCGGGTGACCGGCCTCGACTGGGCCGACCCCATGCTCGAGCGCGCGCGCAGCAAGGCACGCGAGCGCCGGCGCACGATTTCGTTCCGCATGGGCGACGCCGAAAACACGATGGAGCCGGACGATCATTACGATGCCGTCGTCAACCGACATCTGGTCTGGACGCTTGTCGACCCGGCCGCAGCCTTTGCGGAATGGCTGCGCGTCTTGAAGCCGGGCGGCACGCTGCTGATCGTCGACGGCGACTTCGTCAATACGAATGCGCTGGAGCGGCTGTTCTCAAAGCTCAGCGCCTGGGGCCAGCGCGCCGGGCTTCTCAAGGCGGACACGCCGTCCGGCTCGCGCCAGATGATGGAGACCCACAAAAGCATCCTCTCCCGTGTCCACTTCTCGCAAGGCGCGCGAGCCGAAACAGTGGCCGACATTCTTCGGAAGGCGGGATTCGTCGACGTCGAGATCGATACCGATCTCCGCGAAATCCATCGGACGCAGGCGCCAAACTGGAACGTCTTCAAGGCACTCGCGCGCAAGAGCCAGCACCGCTACGCGATCCGGGCAAGCAAACCGGCGAGCTGAAAGAGGGCGAATGATTTGGGCAAAGCCGGGTCGAACGTAACCCGGCGCCGATTTCGTGAAGCTATCGTTCTTCCGCCTGTTCGGCGAGGCGCTTCAGCCCGGGGATGTCGCAAAGGACGAGCTTCTGCCTGCCGCCCTGGACGAGACCGCGTCCCTCCCAGGCGCTCAAGATTCGCGAGACGGTGTGCAGTGTCGTGCCGGTCATCTCGGCGATATCCTGCCGCGAGATCGGGAAATCGATGCGCACCCCGCTCTGTTCGCGGCGGCCGGCCTGTTCGGCAAGCCGCAGCACCGCGTGCGCAACCCGCCGTTCGACCTCCTCGGTCGACATTTCGCGGATTCGGGTATGTGCCTCGTCCAGCCGCTGGCCGATCGTATGCATGGCATTGACGGCGAGATGCGGGTTCATCTCGACGAAGACGTTCCAGAGCTCCGTCGGCCACGCAAGCACCAGGCTTTCGGTCGCCGACGTCGCAGTTCCGGGATAGTCGTTGCGCTGAAGTGCGCGGGCAAAGCCGAAGAGGTCACCGGGATTGACGACGCGAACGATGATCTGCTGGCCGTCCCGCGTCACCTGGGTGACCTTCAGGCGTCCATGCAGCAGCAGGTAGAAGAATTCCGCCGTGGCGCCCTGCTCGAACACCGCCTCGTTCTGCGGAACGCGCCGGACGGTCGCGTGCGCCAGCAGCTGGTCGAGCTCCTGGTCGCTCATCTTCTGAAACAATGGGAGTGATTTTACGAGTGTTCGGTCGAGCGCGGCCACGTCGTTCCTTGTCTTCTGCCGTTCGGATATGGCGGCTGCTATATCATACAGCACCGGAGCAAGAAAGGACCGTCCCGCGCCCGTGTCGTCCGCGCAGGCCTCAATGCCGGCGCGGTCGGCATGCACGCTGTCACACCGCACCCGCGCGACGCCGTTCATAGGCATAGAGCATACGAGCGTACCAGCGATCGTCACGCACGAGGCGGAAGCCGAGATTGTCCGGCGGGACGCCAACGGCGCAGCCGCCGCTCTTCGGCTCGCGCACGAAGAAGCTCATCGAGGCGCGGTGCTTGCCATCGACGACATAGATGCCGCAGGCCGGCTGTTCCTTCAGCACCTCGCCGCGATCACCGATCGTCACCCGGCGATGGCAGGTTCTGGTCCATTCCCAGACATTGCCGCCGACATCGGCCACGCCGTACTCGTTCTCGCCGAACGTGCCGCGCGGCTGCGGGTGCGGATCGGGCGACTTCTGGCGGCTTGACTCACGCTCGTAGTCGGCGAGCCAGCGGAGGGCCGGATTGTCGCTTTCGGCATCGATCCCCAGTGCATCGTCCGGAAATTTGCTGCCGGCGGCAAAGGCCCATTGCTCGTCGGTCGGAAGCCGCCAGACCTCTCCGGTCTGCGCCGTAAGCCACCTGGCGTAGCTCTCTGCGTCGCTGTGGTTGACGCCCGTGACCGGCACGTCCTCACCGCCACCCCCGGCCTCCGGCGCCTGGCAGGCGCCATCCTCGACGCAACGGCGATATTCACCGCGACTGACCTGGTACTTGGTGATCGCGAACGGCGCCGCGAGCGCGGCATCGACCAGCGGCGCGTCGACGGCCAGACCCCGTTTCAGGAAGTGCCCCTCCGCGCGATAGCGCATTTGCCTCGGCTCGATGATAACGGTCTCCGGCCCTTGGATCACAAGGCCGGAGACCGGCCCCACCGGATCGAACAGGCCGAGTTTCGCCGACAGTGTGACGCCGAGTGCGACGAGCAGAGCCGCCGGCACAGTCAGCGAGAGAATCGAGGGCGAAGTTTTCCGGTTCTTCTTGCTCATGGCTTGGTTTCCGGATGGGACATTGTCGCTGCCGACGCGGGGAGATTTGATGCGGCCCCGCAGCGGCGCTTCGTAAGTATCAGCTTACATCGACGCCGGCTTGACCACAGCCGTCATCAGGTCGTCGTTCCATTCGCCGGTCACCTTGAAGTGACCCGCCGCGCCGAGCTCGAACGCTTCGATCAGGTTATGGTTGACGTAGGCATAGATGCCGGGTTGGCGGAACGTGTAGAACGCAGCACCGGCCGTGCCACCGGGGATAAGCCAAGTCTCCTGGTCCAGATCGGGCGGGTTGCGGAACTTGCCGGTCGCCCAGACGTAGTCACCATGCCCGCCGATCAGGTGCGGCCGCGTGTCGCGGTTCGCCTGCGAATGGATGATCAGCACCCGTTCGCCGACGGCCGCGGTCAGCGCGTTCTCGCCGGTAAGCGCCCCCACGGCACCGTTGAAGACGACGTGCGTCGGGGTCAGCGTGCGCATGGCCTTGACCGTGTCCTCGTAGGCTTCGCCGGGGGTTTCGTACTTCTTGTAGTTGCCGGCCTCGTCGCGCGGCACGTAGAAATCCTGCTCGCCGACATAGTAGATGCGGTCATAGGTGAGGGCCTGGCCCTTTTCGTCCTTGAGACCCTCGCGCGGCAGCACCATGATCGCGCCGTTCATACCCGAGGTGACGTGCCAGGGCACCATGCCTTCCGGCGCGCAATGGTAGACGAACACGCCCGGCTTGGTTGCCTTGAAGCGCAGAACTGCCTCTTCGCCGGGATTGACTTTCGTCAGGCCACCGCCGCCGAGCGCACCGGTTGCCGCGTGAAAGTCGATATTGTGCAACAGCGTGTTGGTGTCC
The genomic region above belongs to Sinorhizobium mexicanum and contains:
- the nirK gene encoding copper-containing nitrite reductase translates to MSEQLQMTRRTVLAGAAFAGALTPLLQTATAQAAPAAAAATPPVDISTLPRVKVKVELVKPPFVHAHDQVAKTGPRIVEFTMTIQEKKLVIDGDGTEINAMTFNGSVPGPLMVVHEGDYVELTLINPDTNTLLHNIDFHAATGALGGGGLTKVNPGEEAVLRFKATKPGVFVYHCAPEGMVPWHVTSGMNGAIMVLPREGLKDEKGQALTYDRIYYVGEQDFYVPRDEAGNYKKYETPGEAYEDTVKAMRTLTPTHVVFNGAVGALTGENALTAAVGERVLIIHSQANRDTRPHLIGGHGDYVWATGKFRNPPDLDQETWLIPGGTAGAAFYTFRQPGIYAYVNHNLIEAFELGAAGHFKVTGEWNDDLMTAVVKPASM
- a CDS encoding SUMF1/EgtB/PvdO family nonheme iron enzyme translates to MSKKNRKTSPSILSLTVPAALLVALGVTLSAKLGLFDPVGPVSGLVIQGPETVIIEPRQMRYRAEGHFLKRGLAVDAPLVDAALAAPFAITKYQVSRGEYRRCVEDGACQAPEAGGGGEDVPVTGVNHSDAESYARWLTAQTGEVWRLPTDEQWAFAAGSKFPDDALGIDAESDNPALRWLADYERESSRQKSPDPHPQPRGTFGENEYGVADVGGNVWEWTRTCHRRVTIGDRGEVLKEQPACGIYVVDGKHRASMSFFVREPKSGGCAVGVPPDNLGFRLVRDDRWYARMLYAYERRRAGAV
- a CDS encoding Crp/Fnr family transcriptional regulator, translated to MAALDRTLVKSLPLFQKMSDQELDQLLAHATVRRVPQNEAVFEQGATAEFFYLLLHGRLKVTQVTRDGQQIIVRVVNPGDLFGFARALQRNDYPGTATSATESLVLAWPTELWNVFVEMNPHLAVNAMHTIGQRLDEAHTRIREMSTEEVERRVAHAVLRLAEQAGRREQSGVRIDFPISRQDIAEMTGTTLHTVSRILSAWEGRGLVQGGRQKLVLCDIPGLKRLAEQAEER
- a CDS encoding class I SAM-dependent methyltransferase, with product MSDVTERRNYNLRDEIKAYWSERAATFDLSPGHEIFSEEERAAWHRLIRRHLGDGEGRMALDLASGTGVVSHLLDDLGFRVTGLDWADPMLERARSKARERRRTISFRMGDAENTMEPDDHYDAVVNRHLVWTLVDPAAAFAEWLRVLKPGGTLLIVDGDFVNTNALERLFSKLSAWGQRAGLLKADTPSGSRQMMETHKSILSRVHFSQGARAETVADILRKAGFVDVEIDTDLREIHRTQAPNWNVFKALARKSQHRYAIRASKPAS
- a CDS encoding ABC transporter substrate-binding protein; translated protein: MRLFNRVATAAMVSCVLFSAPALAEMVKVRDVTGRDVEVEVPVEHVILGEGRQIYFLAALDREEPFKRVVGWRDDLSKADPESYAAYLAKYPDIAKLPAFGGMKEGTFDIEQAVALKPDVVLMNVDAKTATEEAGYIEKLGKVGIPLVYVDFREKPMENTEPSMRIMGKLIGKEQKAEEFIKFRADSIARVTEVLAKAEAKKPLVFVERAGGYSDDCCMSFGNENFGKMVELAGGVNMAKDIIPGTFGTVNPEQIIAANPDQIIITGGNWQGYVPGGAWVGVGYGADETEARRKLENLTKRPAFTGVKAVKDGNVHAIWHQFYNNPYQFVAVQQIAKWLHPDLFKDLDPEATFKELHERFLPLPYKGGYFVSLNVGQ